TAATTTTTGATTTCTAGCGTTAGATTATAAGAAAACATAGTATTAAGATTAATATCTGGTTTAATCAAGGATAGATACCTCCTTTATAAAATATATATATGAAGAATATAAGAAATATAGTATAAAAAAATAATTTGTGGAAATTAATACTAATAAAGGAGACATTTATGAAGAAGATTACAATATATTTAATTTTAGTGTTTACAGTAATAATAAATATTTACTTAATATTTTATTGGGAACCGGAAAATAGAGTTGTTAATAAAGAAGAGAGTAGTAAAGCAGCTATATCTTATTCAAAATCGGTATATAAGTTAGATAAGGAAAAAGCATTAGAAAAATTATCACCTGCTGATAAAAATGATTTTGAAAAAATAATTGGAAAGTTATCTGCATTTGATTTAGGAAAAATAAAAGATTATTATGAAGATTCTAATGATGAAGAAGGTACAGTAAATATCTTTAAACTTTTAAGGAAAAGGCTTACAACAGAAGATTATAAACAAATACATGAAATAAGCGCTTCTTTTTTAGAATTAGAGAGGATTGATCAAAGAATAAAAAATAATTAAGGTTACTATATTAAACAAGAGTATTATGAAGAAATATAGAGTAATAGAGATTTAAATTCATTAGATTGAGTGCTGTAAGAGTTGAAAAAAAAGCTTTTTGCAGATATACTAATCATTGTTGATTGGTAATTAATCAACATAGTTAAATAATTAATTTTGGAGGAGTTCCCGAGTGGCCAAAGGGGGCAGACTGTAAATCTGTTACGTTAGTTTCGATGGTTCGAATCCATCTTCCTCCACCAATTTTATCTGATGTCTAGCATTTCTAACCTCCTATCGTAGATGGTAGCTAAGAACTGCACGACCCTAGGTAAGTTCAACTAAATTCAGCTAAAGTACAACTTCACCTGAAAAGTTTCACTTTATAATGGGCGCATAGCTCAGCTGGGAGAGCACCTGCCTTACAAGCAGGGGGTCACAGGTTCGAGCCCTGTTGTGCCCACCATTATAAAAATTAATTATACAATCTATATGCTGGCATGGCTCAACGGTAGAGCAGCTGACTTGTAATCAGCAGGTTGTAGGTTCGATTCCTATTGCCAGCTCCAGTAAAATAATATAAGAAAATAAACAATTAAAAACTTATATTATAATTAAAAATGAATATGGAGGAGTTCCCGAGTGGCCAAAGGGGGCAGACTGTAAATCTGTTACGTTAGTTTCGATGGTTCGAATCCATCTTCCTCCACCAATTTTATAATGGGCGCATAGCTCAGCTGGGAGAGCACCTGCCTTACAAGCAGGGGGTCACAGGTTCGAGCCCTGTTGTGCCCACCATTATAAAAGATAATTATACAATCTATATGCTGGCATGGCTCAACGGTAGAGCAGCTGACTTGTAATCAGCAGGTTGTAGGTTCGATTCCTATTGCCAGCTCCAGTAAAATAATGCAAGAAAATAAATAATTAAAAACTTGTATTATAATTAAAAATGAATATGGAGGAGTTCCCGAGTGGCCAAAGGGGGCAGACTGTAAATCTGTTACGTTAGTTTCGATGGTTCGAATCCATCTTCCTCCACCAAAAAAAAGAATAAACTTAGTTTATTCTTTTTTATTTATTTAAAGAATAAAAAGAATGTAAAATTTTTATTGTAACATTGACTAATTATAAATCATATGATAAAATATTTTTGAAAATTAAATTATGTAACTCTTATCAAGAGAGGTGGAGGGAAAGGGCCCTATGAAACCCGGCAACCTGTATTATATAAGGTGCCAATTCCTGTAGATATATTTCTACGAGATAAGAAAAGGATTATTAAAATCGCGCTCTTCTTATTGAAGGGTTTTTTTATTTCTATTTATAAGTTTATACAGATTTAAGCTGTGAACAAACAGTGAAGATTACAAAAAATTATTAACACATGTATAAGTTTATAATAATAGAGAATTTAATTAAGGATATATCTTTTAATAAGAGACAATAAATTTATCAAAAATTGATAAAGAGTTAAGTCGAGGGGAGAAAAAAGTATGAAACGATTATTTACTTCAGAATCAGTTACAGAAGGTCATCCAGATAAGATGTGTGATCAAATTTCAGATGGTATTTTAGATGCTATTTTATCAACAGATCCACTTGCTAGAGTTGCCTGTGAAACATGTACAACTACAGGTATGGTTATGGTAATGGGAGAAATAACAACAAATTGTTATGTTGATATTCCTAAAGTAGTTAGAGAAACTGTAAGAGAAATTGGATATGATAGAGCGAAGTTTGGATTTGACTGTGATACTTGTTCAGTTATTACAGCAATAGATGAGCAATCAGCAGATATTGCTATGGGTGTAAATGAAGCTTTTGAATCTAGAAAAGGTGAAAAAGATGATGTTGAAGCAGTTGGAGCTGGAGATCAAGGTATGATGTTTGGTTTTGCAACCAATGAAACAGACGAATTTATGCCACTTCCAATATTTATGGCTCACAAGTTATCTAGAAGGCTTACAGAAGTGAGAAAGAACAATATATTAAGCTATTTAAGACCAGATGGTAAAACTCAAGTTACTGTTGAATATGAAGATAATAAGCCAAAGAGAATTGATACTATTGTAATATCTACACAACACGATGAAAAAGTTACTTTAGAACAAATTCAAGAAGATCTAAAGGAATATGTAATTCAAGCTGTTGTACCTGCGGAATTATTAGATAGTGAAACTAAATATTTTATAAATCCAACAGGAAGATTCGTTGTTGGAGGGCCTCAAGGAGATTCAGGATTAACAGGAAGAAAGATAATAGTTGATACATATGGTGGATATGGTAGACATGGCGGTGGAGCCTTCTCAGGAAAAGATCCAACAAAGGTAGATAGATCAGCTGCATATGCTGCAAGATGGGTAGCTAAGAATTTAGTTGCTGCGGGTGTTGCAGATAAGTTAGAAATTCAACTAGCATACGCAATAGGGGTTGCAAAGCCAGTTTCAATTGAAGTAGAAACTTTTGGAACAGGAAAAGTAGATGAAGACAAGATTGTTCAAATAGTAGAAAAGGTATTTGATTTGAGACCAGGAGCTATAATTAGAGATCTTGACTTAAGAAGACCAATATACAAACAAACAGCTGCTTATGGACATTTTGGAAGAAATGATCTTAATTTACCATGGGAGCAATTAAACAAAGTACAAGAAATAAAAAAATATTTATAATATGATATATGAGCTGTCTCGAATTTATTTTGGGACAGCTTATTTTAGTATTAAGAATTTATATAATTATAATTACCTAAGATAAAGTAACTAATTATATGAAAATAATAGCCAATAGCCAATAGTCAATTTAAGATTATTATAAAGAGTATTATGATATAATTAAAAAATAAAAGTAAAATTAAAAAAGTTAAGTTTTATTGTTAGAAATTTAAAATAAATATTATAGAAAAGATTTGGAGAGATTCTATGGAAGTTCTAAATGGTTTTGTTGAGAACATTGTTTTTAAAAGTGAAGATACTGGTTATGTAGTTTGTAAAATTAGGAATGGAAAAGAGTTAGTTAGTGCTGTAGGGACAGTTCCTTTTATGAAGGAAGGTCAAAATGTAAAATTAACAGGGTACTGGACAGTACATAAGCAGTTCGGCAATCAATTTAATATTCAAGAGTATGAAGAGCTTCTTCCAAATTCATTAGATGGAATAGAAAAATATTTGAGTGCAGGAATAATACATGGAATTGGACCTGTTACTGCTAAGAAGATAATAGAAAAATTTGGCGCTGAAACTTTAGATATAATGGAAAATAGCATTGAGAGGCTTACGGAGATAGAGGGTATAGGAGAAAAAAAGTTTCAAATTATATATGAGTCTTATATAGAACAACAAGGATTAAAAGATATAATTTTATATTTTCATAAACATGGAATGACTAATAATCAATGTGTTAAGATTTATAAGAAATTTGGACCAAATGCAAGACAAATAGTATCAGATAATCCTTATATATTATGTGATGAAATTTCAGGTATTGGATTTAAAACAGCAGATAGAATTGCCATGAGTATTGGAATTGAAAATAATTCTGAATTTAGAATTCAAAGTGCAATTAAGTATGTAATGAACCAGTTTTGTGCTGCAGGAAATACATTTATGCCTAAAAATAATATAATAGAAGAATGTGAAAAAAACTTATTAATATCTAAGGAATTAATTGAAAAAAATATATATGATATGGCAGCACAACAGAAAATAATTATTGAAAAAATAAATGATGTTGAAATTGGATTTTTACTTCAATATTATTATTGTGAACTTGGAGTAACTAGTAAAATAATTACTTTGGGATTACAGCAAATACAAACAATAAATTCAGATGTTGATTTTGAAATTGATGTTTTTGAAAAGGATCAAAAAATACAGTTTGCGCCATCTCAAAGAGAGGCAATTATTGGGGCATTTAATAATGGTATAGAAATAATAACAGGTGGTCCGGGAACGGGTAAGACTACAATTATAAAGGCTATAATTCATATCTACGAAAATAATGGCATGAAAGTAATACTAGGAGCTCCAACTGGGAGAGCAGCTAAAAGAATGACTGAATCTACTGGAAGAGAGGCAAAAACAATACATAGACTTCTAGAAATGGGCGTTTCAGAAGAGGATGAATCAGTATTTGAAAAAGGAGAATCATCACCATTAGATTGCGATGTGATAATAATTGATGAAGCATCTATGATTGATATAATGTTAATGCAGAACCTACTTAAAGCAATTAATTTAGGCACGAGACTTATAATTGTTGGGGATGTTGATCAATTGCCGTCTGTTGGGCCAGGAAACGTATTAAAAGACCTTATAGAGAGCGAATATATAAAAGTAGTAAGATTAAAAGAAATATTTAGACAAGGCGCAGAAAGTTTAATTGTTATAAATGCGCATAGGATTAATGAAGGTGAAATGCCATTATTAAATCAAAAAGACAAGGACTTCTTCTTTATTAATGAAAATGATCAAGATAAAATTTTAAACACAATAATAGATTTAATGAATAGAAGACTTCCTAAGTTTAATAAATCATGGGATATACTTAAGGATATGCAAGTGTTAACTCCTATGAGAAAAGGAATACTTGGGGTTAATAATTTGAACATTAGACTTCAAGAAATATTTAATTCACCATCAAAAGATAAAAAAGAAAAAACTTCTCGAGATATATTATTTAGAGAAGGAGACAAAGTGATGCAAACAAAGAATAATTATACTTTAAAGTGGGTTAGAGTAAATGGGTTTGGAGAAAGTGAAGGTTCTGGAGTCTTTAATGGCGATTTAGGTTTTATTGAGAGTATCGATGAAGAAAAAAAAGCTTTAACAATTATATTTGATGATGAAAGAAAAATTGTTTATGATTTTAATTTTCTAGATGAATTAGATCTTGCATATGCAACTACAATCCACAAAAGTCAAGGAAGTGAATTTAAAGTTGTAATTATTCCCGTATTTATGGGATCACCTTTTCTAATGAATCGTAATTTACTTTATACAGGAATCACAAGGGCAAAACAGTTGGTAGTTGTTGTTGGATTTCAAAAAGCATTAATGTATATGATTAATAATACAAATAGTATAGAACGATATTCAGCTTTAAAGCATAGAATTAGAGATATAATAACTAAAGATGAGTTTGAAGATAAGTAGATAAGTGAGATCCGAATCTACGATTTTGCGTGAATCACTTACTCAGCGACTAAAAGGAGTCGAGTTTCATAAGTAGAGAACCAAAATCTATGATTTTGTGTGAATCACTTACTCAGCGACTAAAAGGAGTCGAGTTTCATAATAAAGAAAGGAGATGGAGGTATGGGAGATGTATGCAAAGTAACTCAAGAGGACTTAAAGTATGCATATGATAAAATAGATTATTGGTATAAAAAAAATATTAAATTTTTGACAATAATCACAGTTCCGTTTAATACACCTTGTGTTTTTTCGAATATAATAAGTTATATTGCTCAAAATAATGGAAAAGTACTATATGTTTGGGGAAAAAATGCAGAGAATAGAGAATTAATTAATATAATAAGAGATCTTAATTCAAACATAACGCACTCATATATTGAAAAGGGAGTTTCAACCACTAATTTAGTATTTATACATCATGACAATTTAACAAAACTTGATGGACAATATGATATGGTAATTTTTGATGATATAACATATTTTTCAAATTTAAGTAGTCTCAATGTAAGAGATGGATTAGAGATTTGTGCAAATTTAGGAGAAAGAGTTTTGTTATATAGCATAGAGAAAATGGCATTAGTTGGTGAAAAGTTTGAACTTGCAGCATATAACTATAAGAAACCTTTTGTAGAGCCTAGGATATTAACAACTAGGATAGATTTAAATGTAGATATTCCATACACTCTTTATGATTATCTAAAATGGTTCAAAGAAAATAATCATAAAGTAGCTATTTATGTACCAAATAAAGAAAAATTAGATATAGTTTATGATTATTTTGCCAATAAATTAAAGCTTTCAGAAGTTAAAATAATAAAAGTTTCTAAAAGTGATGAAATAAAAAGATGTGAGAGAGTATCAAAATATAAAGATAAGGCAATATTTATAATAACTAATAAAATAGAGGAGTTACTTGAATATTGTTATATTGACGATAGTGTAATAATGTTTTCTGATAATGAAAGATATAATTACAAAAAGATTTTATATGTATGTGGTCAAATGAGAAATATAAATTCAAAATTACCAGAAGTACTTTTAGTATCAAATGATATATCAGAAGATATGGATAAGGCAAAAAATATGGCAAGAAATTTCAATAAAAGAGTATGGGAAAAAAGATTACGAAAATTATAAGGAAATTATGGGAAGGGTTACTTGAAGTAGTATATCCAAGAGAAAATTATTGTATTATATGCAAAGAAGATGATTGTTTCGGGATATGTAATACTTGCAAAGATAGTATTAAAATTTTAAATGAAGTACATCAAGATGAAGTAATAAGTTATGGATATTATGGCGGAGTATTGAAAGATTTAATACTAAAACTTAAATACAAAAATAATTTTACAGCAGGAGATATACTAGCAGAATTTTTGGAAGAGTATATAACTAAAAATTTAAAGTATAAAGAATACATAATAACATATATACCTTTATCAAAAAAATCTAAAAAAAATAGAGGCTTTAATCAGTGTGAATATATTGCGAAAAAGATAGCTAGAGATTTATCAATTGAAGTTTTAGATGTATTGATTAAACAAAAAGAAACCAAAGAACAAAAAAAGTTAAAAAGAGATGAGAGATATGAAAATATAAAAGATGCATTCGAAATAAAAAAAGGAATAGAAGTAAAAAATTACAATATTATATTGATAGATGATGTGGTAACTACAGGTGCAACTCTTCAAGAAGCATATAAATTATTAAAAAAATTTGAAGTAAAAGAGATAAAACTATTGACCTTAGCCAAAAGTCATATATAATATTAATGTAAAGCTAGGTTTGTGGTTGAAAGTCGATGCCAGTCGCAGGCGAAACGATCCACGTAATTTAGATAAAATGTCTAGGGAGCATGGTGCGGTATAGAAGTAAGTCCTGCCAGTGTATAGTACTGAGAGGGTTAGTAGTGAGGGATTAATTTCTATTAGCAAAAGCTCCAGCAGGCGAGTGTGGGGGCAAAAACCAGGTCAACTAGCTTTACTCTTTAATTATATGAACTACTAAATAGTATAAAGTTTCTCTAATCTATAATTTTATGGATTAGATTTTTTTTGAGATAAATTATCAGAATTTACTGATAATTATCTTGTTAAATTTGTGAAGAAGTGATAGAATAATATTAACTTAAACATATTAAATTTAATAAAACTTTTTCATGTAGAGAGGGGCTGGAATTTATGAAAGTAACAGTTATAGCAAAAAATATGGAATTAACAGATGCACTAAAGGAAATAGTGCAAAAAAAGATAAGTAAATTGGAAAAGTATTTTGAAGCAAATATAGAAGCAAGAGCTACATTGAGTGTTCAGAAAAATAGACACATAATTGAAGTTACTATTCCATTTAATGGAGTCATATTAAGAGGAGAAGAAGCAACATCAGATATGTATAAGTCATTAGATTTAGTAGAAGATAAGTTAGAAAGACAAATTAGAAAGCAAAAAACTAGATTATCAAGAAGACATGGAGCATCATTAAGATTCGGTGAAATAAATACTATAGACCTTAAACCATCAGAAGAAGAACAAGGTCAATTAGTTAGAGTAAAGAAATTTGGAGTTAAACCAATGAATTCTGAAGAAGCAATTCTTCAAATGGATTTATTAGGACATAATTTCTTCGTATATCAAGATGCAGATAGCAATAAAGTAAATGTAATTTATAAAAGAAAAGATGGAGATTATGGTTTATTAGAACCAGAATTTATATAAGACATATTTAAAAAAAATAACTGTCTAATATGCATGTTTAACTTGTATATTCTGACAGTTATTTTTTCATATGCTCAAGTGAAAAATGTATTATTTTAAAGTGAAAGTAAGTTAAGAGTATGTTTTATCTCAAAATTGGCAAGTATTATTAATAATTTATGATTAAAATATTAAAAAACAGTTAAATTTAAATGTTTTATATAGGATTTAATACAAAAATCGTAAGTTTTATTGAAAAATAGATAGTTAAAATGATATAATTGAAAAATACGTGATTTATAAAATAAATTATGAATCAATAAACGATGTGTTAGAAATTAATATGAAATATAGAATTTCGAAAGGATGACATTATGGGACTATTAAATGCCGTATTTGGAACATATAGTGAAAGAGAAGTAAAAAGGCTTAAGCCTACTATACAAAAAATAAATGATTTAGAGGAAGGGTTACAAAAACTTTCAGATGAAGAGTTAAAAGCAAAAACATCTGAATTTAGAGAAAGATTAAGTAATGGTGAAACATTAGAAGATATTTTACCAGAAGCATTTGCTGTTGTAAGAGAAGCATCAGTAAGAGTATTCGACAAGAGACATTTTGACGAACAACTTATGGGAGGAATGGTACTTCACCAAGGTAGAATTTCAGAAATGAAAACAGGTGAAGGTAAGACTCTTGTTGCAACGTTACCAGCTTACTTAAATGGATTAAGTGAAGATGGGGTTCATGTTGTAACTGTAAATGACTATCTTGCTAAAACACAATCAGAAGAAATGGGTCAATTATATGGATTTTTAGGATTGACTACAGGAGTAATAATTCATGATTTAAATAACGATCAAAGAAGAGAAGCTTATGCTGCAGATATTACTTATGGAACTAATAATGAGTTTGGATTTGATTATTTAAGAGATAACATGGTTGTTTATAAACAAGAAAGAGTTCAAAGAGGATTAAATTTTGCTATAGTAGATGAAGTTGACTCAATTTTAATTGATGAAGCTAGAACTCCACTTATAATTTCTGGTCAAGGAGAAAAATCTACTGAATTTTATAAGGTTGCAGATTATTTTGCAAAGAAGTTAGTCGTAGAAAAAGATTTTACAAGAGATGAAAAAGCTAATGCAGTAATGTTAACTGATGAGGGTGTTAGAAAAGCAGAAGTAACATTCAAAATAGAAAATTATGCTGATGCTGAAAATATAGAATTACAACATTACGTAACGCAAGCATTAAAAGCAAACTTTGCCATGAGAAAAGATAAAGATTATATGGTTAAAGATGGAGAAGTAATAATTGTTGATGAATTTACAGGAAGACTTATGGAAGGTAGAAGATACTCAGATGGCCTTCATCAAGCGATAGAAGCAAAAGAAGGCGTTAAGATCGCAAGAGAATCCAAGACTTTAGCAACTATTACATTCCAAAATTACTTCAGAATGTTTAAAAAATTGGCAGGTATGACTGGTACAGCATTAACTGAAGAAAATGAATTTAGAGAAATCTATGGATTGGATGTTATTGTTATTCCTACACACAGACCAGTAGCTAGAATAGATAATCCGGATTTAGTTTTTAGTACTGAAATGGGTAAATTTAAGGCTGTAGTATCAGAAATAAAGAGGGTACATGAAAAAGGTCAGCCAGTATTAGTTGGTACAGTAAGTGTTGAAAAGTCAGAACTTGTTTCAAGTCTGCTTAAGAAAAGTGGAGTGTCACATCAAGTATTAAATGCAAAGTTCCATGAACAAGAAGCTGAAATTATAAGTCATGCTGGAGAGTTCGGTATGGTTACTATAGCTACTAATATGGCTGGCCGTGGTACGGATATTAAGCTTGGTGAAGGTGTAGTTGAAGTTGGTGGTCTTAAGATAATAGGTACTGAAAGACATGAATCAAGAAGAATAGATAACCAATTAAGAGGACGTTCTGGTAGACAAGGGGATCCAGGTGAATCAACATTCTTTATTTCACTAGAAGATGATTTAATGAGAATATTTGGGTCAGAAAAGATTCAAGGAATTGTTGAGAAGTTAGGACTTCAAGAAGAGGAAGCAATTGAAAGTAAAATGGTTTCAAAAGCTATAGAAAATGCTCAAAAGAAGGTTGAAGGTAATAACTTTGACATAAGAAAACAATTGTTAGGTTATGATGATGTAATGAACATACAAAGAGGAGTTATCTATAAGCAAAGATCAGAAGTTCTTGAGGGTGAAGATGTAAAAGAAGAAGTATTATCAATGGTAAAAGAAGTTATAGCTAAAGGCGTTAATACTCATATTACAGGTGAATCTGAAGACTATAGAGAAGAATTCCTACATTTAATGATGCAGTTACAAGAAATATGTATACCACCAAATTCAGTTAATTTGCCTAGTCTTGAAAATCTTTCAAATGAAGAAATAACTCAAAGTCTTTATGAAACTGCATGTAAATTCTATGAGCAAAAGGAAGAAGAATTTACTTCAGAAAGATTAAGAGAAATTGAAAGAGTTGTTCTTTTAAAAGCTGTTGATACTAAATGGATGAATCATATAGATAATATGGATCATTTAAAGCAAGGTATTGGACTTCAATCATTTAAACAAATTGATCCAGTTCAAGCATACCAAATGGAAGGTAGCGAAATGTTTAGTGAAATGATTGAAGCAATCAAAGAAGAAACAGTTAAACTATTATTCCATGTTAAAATAGAAAGAGCACCAGAAAGAGTAAGAGTTGCACAAGAAACTGCTGCAATTCATGTTGATACTTCAAGTCCATCAGCAGGACCAGGAGCAAATCCAGGATTAGGAGCAAACCCAGGACCAGGAGGTCCAAGTGTAGGACCTGTTAGAAATCTTGATAAGCATGGAAGAAATGATTTATGCCCATGTGGTAGTGGAAAGAAATTCAAGAATTGTTGTGGAAGAGAAGCTTAGTTCAGTTAACAGTGAACAGTTAAGGTGAAAACTCTACAGAGTTTTTAAAACAATAAATATGTTATAATAAATTCCGTAGATGTTTTGAGAATTGTTGTTATTAATGTAAGTAGCAATTATGGTTAAATTTCTACGGAATTTTTATTTAATTAAATTAAAGTTAAAGAAATCCAGAAAGGATTTCATCATAAATTGTTAACTGTTACTTGTTAACTGTTAACTGATAAAAAGGGGTGAAAATAGATGATTATTGAGCTTGAAAAAGAATTAGTAAAGCTTCCGATTATAAAAAAATCTATAGAAGAAATGGGGGCTTCACTTTGACAGGGGAGGCTTAGAGCGAGAACTTCATGAATTGGAATGTCAAATGCAAGAGACGGGATTCTGGGATGATACTAAAAGAGCAGAAGAAGTTACTAAAAAGAGTAAATCCATAAAAGATAAAATTCAAGGTTTTGATAAGTTAAAATCTCAAATTGAAGATGTTGAAGTGCTGAAAGAGATGATGGAAGAAGATGATCAAGAATCAGCCAATGAAATAATACAAACAATGAGAGCAATAGAAGCTCAAATTGATGATTATAACATGAAGGTACTTCTATGCGGAGAATATGATAAAAATAACGTTATTTTAACTTTACATGTTGGTGTTGGTGGTACTGATGCTAATGATTGGACTGAAATGCTTTTAAGAATGTATACAAGATGGTGTGAAAAACAAGGCTATAAGGTTGAAACTTTAGATTTAATTCCAGGAGATGAAGCAGGAATTAAAAGTGTTACCTTAAAGGTTACTGGAGATTATGCATATGGATACCTAAAGGCAGAAAAAGGAATTCATAGATTAGTTAGAATTTCACCATATAATTCTAATGGCAAAAGACAAACTTCTTTTGCATCTATGGAAGTGCTTCCAGAACTTA
The DNA window shown above is from Clostridium beijerinckii and carries:
- a CDS encoding peptide chain release factor 2 (programmed frameshift), with the translated sequence MIIELEKELVKLPIIKKSIEEMGASLDRGGLERELHELECQMQETGFWDDTKRAEEVTKKSKSIKDKIQGFDKLKSQIEDVEVLKEMMEEDDQESANEIIQTMRAIEAQIDDYNMKVLLCGEYDKNNVILTLHVGVGGTDANDWTEMLLRMYTRWCEKQGYKVETLDLIPGDEAGIKSVTLKVTGDYAYGYLKAEKGIHRLVRISPYNSNGKRQTSFASMEVLPELTKEQDIDIKPDDLRIDTYRSGGAGGQHVNTTDSAVRITHLPTGVVVQCQNERSQFSNRDTAMEMLKSKLVELKERAHKEKIEDLTGELKDMGWGSQIRSYVFHPYSMVKDHRTNVETSNVTAVMDGEIDMFINAYLKQ
- the raiA gene encoding ribosome-associated translation inhibitor RaiA codes for the protein MKVTVIAKNMELTDALKEIVQKKISKLEKYFEANIEARATLSVQKNRHIIEVTIPFNGVILRGEEATSDMYKSLDLVEDKLERQIRKQKTRLSRRHGASLRFGEINTIDLKPSEEEQGQLVRVKKFGVKPMNSEEAILQMDLLGHNFFVYQDADSNKVNVIYKRKDGDYGLLEPEFI
- a CDS encoding ATP-dependent RecD-like DNA helicase, which encodes MEVLNGFVENIVFKSEDTGYVVCKIRNGKELVSAVGTVPFMKEGQNVKLTGYWTVHKQFGNQFNIQEYEELLPNSLDGIEKYLSAGIIHGIGPVTAKKIIEKFGAETLDIMENSIERLTEIEGIGEKKFQIIYESYIEQQGLKDIILYFHKHGMTNNQCVKIYKKFGPNARQIVSDNPYILCDEISGIGFKTADRIAMSIGIENNSEFRIQSAIKYVMNQFCAAGNTFMPKNNIIEECEKNLLISKELIEKNIYDMAAQQKIIIEKINDVEIGFLLQYYYCELGVTSKIITLGLQQIQTINSDVDFEIDVFEKDQKIQFAPSQREAIIGAFNNGIEIITGGPGTGKTTIIKAIIHIYENNGMKVILGAPTGRAAKRMTESTGREAKTIHRLLEMGVSEEDESVFEKGESSPLDCDVIIIDEASMIDIMLMQNLLKAINLGTRLIIVGDVDQLPSVGPGNVLKDLIESEYIKVVRLKEIFRQGAESLIVINAHRINEGEMPLLNQKDKDFFFINENDQDKILNTIIDLMNRRLPKFNKSWDILKDMQVLTPMRKGILGVNNLNIRLQEIFNSPSKDKKEKTSRDILFREGDKVMQTKNNYTLKWVRVNGFGESEGSGVFNGDLGFIESIDEEKKALTIIFDDERKIVYDFNFLDELDLAYATTIHKSQGSEFKVVIIPVFMGSPFLMNRNLLYTGITRAKQLVVVVGFQKALMYMINNTNSIERYSALKHRIRDIITKDEFEDK
- a CDS encoding methionine adenosyltransferase, whose product is MKRLFTSESVTEGHPDKMCDQISDGILDAILSTDPLARVACETCTTTGMVMVMGEITTNCYVDIPKVVRETVREIGYDRAKFGFDCDTCSVITAIDEQSADIAMGVNEAFESRKGEKDDVEAVGAGDQGMMFGFATNETDEFMPLPIFMAHKLSRRLTEVRKNNILSYLRPDGKTQVTVEYEDNKPKRIDTIVISTQHDEKVTLEQIQEDLKEYVIQAVVPAELLDSETKYFINPTGRFVVGGPQGDSGLTGRKIIVDTYGGYGRHGGGAFSGKDPTKVDRSAAYAARWVAKNLVAAGVADKLEIQLAYAIGVAKPVSIEVETFGTGKVDEDKIVQIVEKVFDLRPGAIIRDLDLRRPIYKQTAAYGHFGRNDLNLPWEQLNKVQEIKKYL
- a CDS encoding preprotein translocase subunit SecA codes for the protein MGLLNAVFGTYSEREVKRLKPTIQKINDLEEGLQKLSDEELKAKTSEFRERLSNGETLEDILPEAFAVVREASVRVFDKRHFDEQLMGGMVLHQGRISEMKTGEGKTLVATLPAYLNGLSEDGVHVVTVNDYLAKTQSEEMGQLYGFLGLTTGVIIHDLNNDQRREAYAADITYGTNNEFGFDYLRDNMVVYKQERVQRGLNFAIVDEVDSILIDEARTPLIISGQGEKSTEFYKVADYFAKKLVVEKDFTRDEKANAVMLTDEGVRKAEVTFKIENYADAENIELQHYVTQALKANFAMRKDKDYMVKDGEVIIVDEFTGRLMEGRRYSDGLHQAIEAKEGVKIARESKTLATITFQNYFRMFKKLAGMTGTALTEENEFREIYGLDVIVIPTHRPVARIDNPDLVFSTEMGKFKAVVSEIKRVHEKGQPVLVGTVSVEKSELVSSLLKKSGVSHQVLNAKFHEQEAEIISHAGEFGMVTIATNMAGRGTDIKLGEGVVEVGGLKIIGTERHESRRIDNQLRGRSGRQGDPGESTFFISLEDDLMRIFGSEKIQGIVEKLGLQEEEAIESKMVSKAIENAQKKVEGNNFDIRKQLLGYDDVMNIQRGVIYKQRSEVLEGEDVKEEVLSMVKEVIAKGVNTHITGESEDYREEFLHLMMQLQEICIPPNSVNLPSLENLSNEEITQSLYETACKFYEQKEEEFTSERLREIERVVLLKAVDTKWMNHIDNMDHLKQGIGLQSFKQIDPVQAYQMEGSEMFSEMIEAIKEETVKLLFHVKIERAPERVRVAQETAAIHVDTSSPSAGPGANPGLGANPGPGGPSVGPVRNLDKHGRNDLCPCGSGKKFKNCCGREA
- a CDS encoding amidophosphoribosyltransferase, which encodes MGKKITKIIRKLWEGLLEVVYPRENYCIICKEDDCFGICNTCKDSIKILNEVHQDEVISYGYYGGVLKDLILKLKYKNNFTAGDILAEFLEEYITKNLKYKEYIITYIPLSKKSKKNRGFNQCEYIAKKIARDLSIEVLDVLIKQKETKEQKKLKRDERYENIKDAFEIKKGIEVKNYNIILIDDVVTTGATLQEAYKLLKKFEVKEIKLLTLAKSHI